One Sulfurimonas sp. C5 genomic region harbors:
- the infC gene encoding translation initiation factor IF-3, translating to MNDDIRVPEVRCNLDGGESLGIISTDEAMEKANELGLDLVLIAPQAKPPVAKIMDYGKFKYQEEKKLKEQRKNQTKIVVKEIKLSVKIAENDVAYKVKHAREFLEKGYHVKFRVFLKGREMAHPEAAKEVLEHVWPMIEDISTMEKPPKFEGRYYNMYIVPKK from the coding sequence ATGAACGACGATATTCGCGTTCCTGAAGTAAGATGTAATTTAGATGGTGGAGAATCTTTAGGGATTATCTCTACAGATGAAGCAATGGAAAAAGCAAACGAGTTAGGATTAGATTTAGTTCTAATCGCTCCTCAAGCAAAACCACCAGTTGCTAAAATTATGGATTATGGTAAATTCAAATACCAAGAAGAGAAAAAACTCAAGGAACAGCGTAAAAATCAAACAAAAATCGTTGTGAAAGAGATTAAACTGTCTGTAAAAATTGCCGAGAATGATGTAGCTTATAAAGTAAAACACGCTCGCGAGTTTTTAGAAAAAGGATATCATGTAAAATTCAGAGTATTCCTAAAAGGTCGTGAGATGGCTCACCCTGAAGCTGCGAAAGAAGTTTTAGAACACGTATGGCCGATGATCGAAGATATTTCAACTATGGAAAAACCACCGAAATTCGAAGGTCGCTACTACAATATGTACATCGTACCTAAAAAATAG